Proteins from a single region of Calypte anna isolate BGI_N300 chromosome 26, bCalAnn1_v1.p, whole genome shotgun sequence:
- the TMEM9 gene encoding transmembrane protein 9, producing MMFAPCTWPCASSLLLITLLCCILSPPAQASKSSEDIRCKCICPPYRNISGHIYNKNVLQKDCNCLHVVEPMPVPGNDVEAYCLLCECKYEERSTTTIKVIIIIYLAVVGALLLYMAFLVLVDPLLRKPDAYTQPLHNEEENEDAPALAAAPSPAGARAHTVLGRVEGAQQRWKRQVQEQRRTVFDRHKMLS from the exons ATGATGTTTGCCCCCTGCACCTGGCCATGTGCAAGTTCCCTGCTGCTGAtcacactgctctgctgcatcctttctcctccagcaCAAGCCAGCAAG agctcagaggaCATTCGCTGCAAGTGCATCTGCCCCCCGTACAGGAACATCAGTGGGCACATTTACAACAAGAATGTGTTGCAGAAGGACTG CAACTGCCTGCACGTTGTGGAGCCCATGCCAGTGCCAGGGAATGATGTGGAAGCTTACTGCCTGCTCTGCGAGTGCAAGTACGAGGAACGCAGCACCACCACCATCAAG GTGATCATCATCATTTACCTGGCTGTGGtgggggctctgctgctgtACATGGCTTTCCTGGTGCTGGTGGACCCTCTGCTCCGCAAGCCTGATGCTTACACCCAGCCCCTGCACAATGAGGAGGAAAATGAG gaTGCCCCTGCCttggctgcagcccccagcccagctggagctCGGGCCCACACGGTGCTGGGGCGGGTGGAGGGGGCGCAGCAGCGCTGGAAGCGTCaggtgcaggagcagaggaggacgGTGTTTGACCGACACAAGATGCTGAGCTAG